Proteins co-encoded in one Rhopalosiphum maidis isolate BTI-1 chromosome 2, ASM367621v3, whole genome shotgun sequence genomic window:
- the LOC113554404 gene encoding uncharacterized protein LOC113554404 → MDSTNKSETFKHHHNDANQSIRRPKSLETHPPIVATIVAKAVTVSKLENNELTAVGKYGFALAGDVKLNYYQLLLYGSKSSILVNLVLTKDFKYNVNENNTVEFLSKENWHLQFSNTNDAVDFNSHLAFVLWKLNGFKELFWFDLYYPSRNDNVAMFGSVVEIIYVASTVQGNTIGPEVSNNIEDSQYLKVNVNQEGWERSLLGVNDSTQRIIYIPYAEMGAWKILTNGKQCLCLTVTVKNVYEIKENDINDFLEIVSQEPLNTAPKNDSLIQVKEIVENNQTDQIAASLKTVCIESLYEEFEKFKLDSIKTNERLKKLEALVIEKPNKIENSSELKKSMKTLYKSIIREFPVDQTFSGSQIQTIIQNIFHNTLISSSQSHSKND, encoded by the coding sequence atggacTCAACCAATAAAAGcgaaacatttaaacatcatCATAATGATGCCAATCAATCAATTCGGCGACCAAAATCTCTGGAAACTCATCCTCCAATAGTTGCTACTATTGTCGCGAAAGCAGTCACTGTTAGTAAGcttgaaaataatgaattaactgCAGTTGGTAAATATGGATTTGCATTGGCTGGAGATGTGAAGTTAAATTACTATCAACTCTTACTTTATGGTAGTAAAAGTTCAATTCTCGTCAATCTTGTGTTAACTAAAGATTTCAAGTACAAtgtaaatgaaaacaatacaGTTGAATTCCTATCCAAAGAGAACTGgcatttacaattttcaaatacaaatgaCGCTGTGGACTTCAATTCACACTTGGCATTTGTTCTGTGGAAACTTAATGGGTTTAAGGAACTGTTTTGGTTTGATCTGTATTATCCATCTCGAAATGACAATGTAGCAATGTTTGGTAGTGTTGtggaaataatttatgttgcgAGTACAGTTCAGGGTAATACAATTGGACCAGAAGTTTCTAATAACATCGAAGATAGTcaatacttaaaagttaatgtTAATCAAGAAGGCTGGGAAAGGTCTTTATTAGGGGTTAATGACAGCACTCAaagaattatatacataccatATGCTGAAATGGGTGCTTGGAAAATTTTGACTAATGGCAAacaatgtttatgtttaactGTAACTGTCAAGAATGTTTATGAAATCAaagaaaatgatataaatgattttctgGAAATTGTAAGTCAAGAACCATTAAATACAGCTCCTAAAAATGACTCTTTGATACAAGTAAAAGAAATTGTTGAGAATAACCAAACTGATCAAATTGCTGCatcattaaaaacagtttGTATTGAATCTCTATAtgaagaatttgaaaaatttaaattagatagtATAAAAACCAATgagagattaaaaaaattagaagcATTAGTTATAGAAAAgccaaataaaatagaaaattcaagCGAGTTAAAAAAGTCAATGAAAACATTGTATAAGAGTATAATACGTGAGTTTCCTGTTGATCAAACATTTTCTGGAAGTCaaattcaaacaataatacaaaacatttttcataatacattaatatccTCCAGTCAGTCTCATTCCAAAAATGACTAA